The following proteins come from a genomic window of Methanoculleus caldifontis:
- a CDS encoding chemotaxis protein CheW, producing the protein MAASVDVVEFQLGEEHYALDIQIAREIVEMMPITPLPRAPRYLTGIINLRGEITNIIDLRDLLGLPGSGSAENQKIVVLMPDVSGGSNVGIIVDDVHSVISVRDEQIERINDGITSSISNYVRAIIKIGDEDDGKEKTLIIWLDVQKVIGDLGHYQNTQ; encoded by the coding sequence ATGGCAGCATCCGTAGACGTGGTGGAGTTCCAGCTCGGAGAAGAGCATTACGCACTGGACATCCAGATTGCACGGGAGATCGTGGAGATGATGCCGATCACCCCCCTTCCCCGTGCTCCCCGGTACCTTACAGGCATCATCAACCTGCGGGGCGAGATCACGAACATCATCGACCTCAGGGATCTTCTCGGCCTCCCCGGATCGGGAAGCGCCGAGAACCAGAAGATCGTCGTGCTGATGCCGGACGTCTCGGGCGGGTCGAACGTGGGGATCATCGTCGACGACGTCCACAGCGTCATCTCGGTCCGCGACGAGCAGATCGAACGCATCAACGACGGTATCACGTCGTCGATCAGCAATTACGTCAGGGCAATCATCAAGATAGGAGATGAGGACGACGGCAAGGAAAAGACCCTCATCATCTGGCTCGACGTCCAGAAAGTGATCGGCGATCTCGGACATTACCAGAACACCCAGTAA
- a CDS encoding CheR family methyltransferase, giving the protein MDAFISLQKSIERLVRIRCSNYKEDYIKRRILSRMRLTNTADFEAYHKYLLANPQEVDLLRNALTINVTKFFRDPEVFEVLRREVFPDLAARRGSIRIWCAGCSTGEEPYSIAILAHDLLALHPGASVTIHATDIDTVVLEKARTGIYDRKALENVDERQIRRHFISHDDGTFEVRPHIKDLVKFRQHDLMSGIPIARYLDAVTCRNVTIYFTEQQKNELARLIHSALSVDGYYIMGKTEYLGREVEHLFAPYNVMQKILRKAA; this is encoded by the coding sequence ATGGATGCATTCATTTCGCTTCAGAAGAGTATCGAGAGACTGGTCAGGATCAGGTGCTCGAACTACAAAGAGGACTACATCAAACGACGCATCTTATCGAGGATGCGCCTGACAAACACCGCGGATTTCGAGGCATACCATAAGTACCTCCTCGCAAACCCCCAAGAGGTCGACCTGCTCAGGAACGCCCTCACCATCAACGTCACCAAGTTTTTCCGCGACCCGGAGGTCTTTGAGGTGTTGCGGCGCGAGGTGTTTCCGGACCTTGCCGCTCGCCGCGGATCGATCAGGATCTGGTGTGCGGGCTGCTCAACGGGTGAGGAACCGTATTCGATCGCCATTCTTGCGCATGATCTCCTGGCGCTTCACCCGGGCGCCAGCGTGACGATCCATGCAACCGATATCGACACCGTGGTGCTGGAGAAGGCAAGGACCGGCATCTACGATCGAAAGGCCCTTGAGAATGTGGACGAACGCCAGATCCGTCGGCATTTCATCAGCCACGACGACGGCACGTTCGAGGTCCGCCCTCACATCAAGGATCTGGTCAAGTTCCGGCAGCACGACCTGATGTCGGGCATTCCCATCGCGCGATACCTCGACGCGGTCACCTGCCGGAACGTCACCATCTACTTCACCGAGCAGCAGAAGAACGAACTTGCACGTCTCATTCACTCGGCGCTCTCGGTCGACGGTTACTACATCATGGGTAAGACAGAATACCTGGGGCGAGAGGTGGAGCACCTCTTTGCGCCGTACAACGTCATGCAGAAGATACTCCGGAAAGCCGCATAG
- a CDS encoding DUF7123 family protein, with translation MSTKDRIKERYSDTQRKILYHLKSGLKTGKSYFKSKYIATDLGLSPKEVGINLAILSEICDELDIRRWSYSNSTTWRVTPRAS, from the coding sequence ATGTCGACGAAAGATCGTATTAAAGAGAGATATAGCGATACCCAGCGAAAGATCCTGTATCACCTCAAGTCGGGGTTGAAAACAGGCAAATCCTACTTCAAATCGAAGTACATCGCAACCGATCTCGGTCTCTCCCCCAAAGAGGTCGGCATCAACCTTGCCATCCTCTCAGAGATCTGTGACGAGCTGGACATCAGGCGCTGGAGTTACTCGAACAGCACGACATGGCGTGTAACCCCCCGTGCATCATAA
- a CDS encoding DHH family phosphoesterase, with translation MEDTEDTIVYRLGANCDLDEVEEGKMYLGRVQGFAPFGVFVQLNDRVKGLVHKSNVKAQHSERDPIIVHVIQVRSNGNIDLEEVTPTVYQTRNVTKKTTSVLLADLGKKIGRTVLVEGEVAQIKQTSGPTIFTVVDESGTANAAAFVEAGVRAYPEVKLGDIVALTGEVMQRNNQLQIEAGSMSVLEPEDVARVRGRIDAALDARAEPPEIPFLVESEVLEALRPQMRKVAKEIRKAVLTARPIILRHHADADGICAAVAIEQAVTALIRESGGDFDAEYFLFKRSPSKAPFYEVEDITRDLDFALKDNIRYGQKMPMILLMDNGSTEEDMPSLKVTRIFGLPVMVVDHHHPDEIVDDYLIGHVNPYHVGGDYGITAGMLGTEVARLVNPAVENQIRHLPAVAGVGDRSEAPERARYLAVAAPDYSEDDCKKIALALDYEQFWLRFSDGREIIKDILNLSGNAERHKQFVNLLVEEANHAIEEQLEAIMPHVESRMLPSGAHLFMLDVELFAHRFTFPPPGKTSGEVHDRLVRAHPGEPVVTIGFGPDFAVLRSRGVMMNIPRMVRELHAEISGGGVNGGGHLVVGSIKFVEGMRNVVLENLIRKIGEAPI, from the coding sequence ATGGAAGATACTGAAGATACCATTGTCTATCGCCTCGGAGCGAACTGCGATCTCGACGAGGTTGAGGAAGGAAAGATGTACCTGGGACGGGTGCAGGGTTTTGCCCCGTTCGGCGTCTTTGTCCAGTTAAACGACCGGGTCAAGGGGCTCGTCCATAAGAGCAACGTCAAGGCGCAGCACAGCGAGCGCGACCCGATCATCGTTCACGTCATCCAGGTCCGGAGCAACGGCAACATCGACCTCGAGGAGGTCACGCCGACCGTCTACCAGACCCGGAACGTGACCAAGAAGACCACGAGCGTGCTTCTTGCCGATCTCGGGAAGAAGATCGGCCGGACGGTCCTGGTCGAGGGCGAGGTCGCCCAGATCAAGCAGACGTCGGGACCGACGATCTTCACCGTCGTGGACGAGTCCGGCACCGCGAACGCGGCCGCGTTCGTCGAGGCAGGCGTCCGCGCCTATCCCGAGGTCAAACTCGGGGACATCGTCGCCCTCACGGGCGAGGTGATGCAACGCAACAACCAGCTCCAGATCGAGGCCGGATCGATGTCGGTCCTGGAGCCGGAAGACGTGGCACGGGTCAGGGGACGTATCGACGCGGCGCTCGATGCACGTGCCGAGCCGCCGGAGATCCCGTTCCTCGTGGAGAGCGAGGTCCTCGAGGCCCTCCGGCCGCAGATGCGCAAGGTGGCAAAGGAGATCCGCAAAGCCGTCCTGACGGCGCGGCCGATCATCCTCCGGCACCACGCGGATGCGGACGGCATCTGCGCCGCCGTCGCCATCGAACAGGCGGTGACCGCGCTGATCCGCGAGAGCGGCGGGGACTTCGACGCGGAGTACTTCCTCTTCAAGCGGTCCCCGTCCAAGGCCCCGTTCTACGAGGTCGAGGATATCACGCGAGACCTTGACTTCGCCCTCAAGGACAACATCCGCTACGGGCAGAAGATGCCGATGATCCTCCTGATGGACAACGGGTCCACCGAAGAGGATATGCCGTCGCTGAAGGTGACCCGGATCTTCGGTCTCCCGGTGATGGTCGTGGACCACCACCACCCCGACGAGATCGTGGACGACTACCTGATCGGGCACGTCAACCCCTACCACGTGGGCGGCGATTACGGGATCACGGCCGGGATGCTGGGCACAGAGGTCGCCCGCCTGGTCAACCCGGCGGTCGAGAACCAGATCCGGCACCTCCCGGCGGTCGCGGGGGTCGGCGACCGGAGTGAAGCCCCGGAACGCGCCCGCTACCTTGCGGTGGCCGCGCCCGATTACTCGGAGGACGACTGCAAGAAGATCGCGCTGGCGCTGGATTACGAGCAGTTCTGGCTCCGGTTCAGCGACGGAAGAGAGATCATCAAGGATATCCTGAACCTCTCCGGCAACGCCGAACGCCACAAACAGTTCGTCAACCTGCTGGTCGAAGAGGCGAACCACGCGATCGAGGAGCAGCTCGAGGCCATCATGCCCCACGTCGAGAGCCGGATGCTGCCGAGCGGCGCCCACCTCTTCATGCTCGACGTCGAGCTCTTCGCTCACCGGTTCACGTTCCCGCCGCCCGGCAAGACCTCGGGCGAGGTGCACGACCGGCTGGTCAGGGCGCACCCGGGAGAACCGGTCGTGACGATCGGCTTTGGGCCGGACTTTGCCGTCCTGCGTTCCCGCGGCGTCATGATGAACATCCCCCGGATGGTGCGCGAACTCCACGCCGAGATCTCCGGCGGCGGAGTGAACGGCGGCGGCCATCTTGTCGTCGGGAGCATCAAGTTCGTGGAAGGAATGCGCAATGTGGTGCTCGAAAACCTGATCAGGAAGATTGGTGAAGCGCCAATCTGA
- a CDS encoding potassium channel family protein → MMEHEYQPVSFKDVLIEMKDVSELMVDLSYSAILFDGKEIALEVTNLEERMNRLVYQARIQSVLAARRIEEAEAMSGMLQVAEAAERIANSASDMAKLILKDIRFPAKLKRVFPEAEEIVTRIIVDQGGEVAGRTLGDLKVQSTTGMQVIAIRRGKGWIYDPDRATCVRSGDILIARGPEAGADILSRMAGMTERPAGEPLHAGEVDDLDRAVQLIIEMKNISELSVGLAYTSLLFNNKEVANEVVDLDRTLDDMRYDLDLWILEAARKIEDVRYLRGLLYLSSFTQAISDSAHAIVDVLLRDIEIPPVFKKIVRESDEIITRIPVADRSPLVGRTLKEMSLATVTGMIVLAVKHGDRWVYRPGKDVRLESGDIIIAKGRRDGECRLYELAGYTTEMPEE, encoded by the coding sequence ATGATGGAACATGAATACCAGCCGGTCAGTTTCAAAGACGTCCTGATCGAGATGAAGGACGTCTCTGAGCTGATGGTTGATCTCTCTTACTCCGCAATCCTCTTCGACGGCAAAGAGATAGCGCTCGAAGTGACCAATCTCGAAGAGAGAATGAACAGACTGGTCTACCAGGCCAGGATCCAGAGCGTTCTTGCCGCGAGAAGGATCGAAGAGGCGGAGGCGATGAGCGGCATGCTCCAGGTGGCCGAGGCCGCGGAGAGGATCGCGAACTCGGCCTCGGATATGGCGAAACTGATCCTGAAGGATATCAGGTTCCCGGCAAAACTCAAACGCGTCTTTCCTGAGGCAGAGGAGATCGTCACCCGGATCATCGTCGACCAGGGGGGCGAGGTTGCCGGTCGGACGCTCGGCGACCTCAAAGTTCAGAGCACGACGGGGATGCAGGTGATCGCCATCCGGCGCGGCAAAGGCTGGATCTACGACCCCGACAGGGCCACCTGCGTCAGGAGTGGTGATATCCTGATAGCGCGGGGCCCGGAGGCCGGAGCGGATATCCTCTCGAGGATGGCGGGGATGACGGAGCGGCCTGCGGGCGAACCCCTGCATGCGGGTGAGGTCGATGACCTCGATAGGGCGGTCCAGCTCATCATCGAGATGAAGAACATCTCAGAGCTCTCCGTCGGGCTCGCATACACCTCCCTGCTCTTCAACAACAAGGAGGTGGCGAACGAGGTGGTCGATCTCGACAGGACCCTTGATGACATGCGCTACGACCTGGACCTCTGGATCCTCGAAGCAGCACGAAAGATCGAGGACGTGCGCTATCTCAGGGGCCTGCTCTACCTCTCCTCGTTCACGCAGGCGATCAGCGACTCGGCTCACGCCATCGTCGACGTTCTCCTGCGGGATATCGAGATCCCGCCGGTCTTCAAGAAGATTGTCCGGGAGTCTGACGAGATCATCACCCGGATTCCTGTGGCGGACCGATCTCCGCTTGTGGGGAGAACCCTTAAGGAGATGTCGCTTGCGACGGTGACGGGGATGATCGTGCTCGCCGTCAAACACGGCGACCGGTGGGTCTACCGGCCGGGGAAAGATGTCCGGCTGGAGAGCGGTGACATTATTATAGCAAAGGGCAGGCGCGACGGTGAGTGCCGGCTGTACGAACTTGCCGGATATACCACCGAGATGCCTGAAGAATAA
- a CDS encoding magnesium transporter, with protein MVMVMEQGLSSQSRLILTGLGALLVSAVVLSAAGIYLGSVSEVLELIPGLMVLLPSIIHIRGSIAGVFASRLSSSMHLGEFSIDFEEGSVLGDNIRASFVITILIAFVIGIFSYVGSRIFESPVIAVTDLVLISVVTGIVAGAVVMGITLLIALASYRYGLDLDMIGAPTVTTSGDLVTLPILVLSATSIMFLPPWIRLVLGGVAIVFGLAAILYTWNRSVRIGAIVRENVFLLIPLSVIGTLAGLTYSLNLEALVTIAAFLILIPPFTGGLGSIGGILGSRLSTGMHTGELSPSFLPERGVVHHFIISYLYTLILLPLLALIAHGAAVLMGLNSPGLGMLVAISLAAGLVVMTLVNGVAYATASLSFRYGLDPDNFGIPVITSLIDLIGAAALVTMIGLLLQ; from the coding sequence ATGGTGATGGTGATGGAGCAGGGCTTATCCAGCCAGAGCCGCCTGATACTCACGGGTCTCGGCGCCCTGCTCGTCAGCGCAGTTGTCCTGAGCGCTGCAGGCATCTATCTCGGTTCCGTCAGTGAAGTCCTCGAGCTGATCCCCGGCCTGATGGTGCTCCTGCCCTCGATCATCCATATCCGGGGGAGCATCGCCGGCGTCTTTGCCTCCCGCCTCTCGTCGTCGATGCACCTTGGGGAGTTCTCTATCGACTTTGAGGAGGGGAGCGTTCTCGGCGACAACATCCGCGCCTCGTTCGTGATAACCATCCTCATAGCGTTCGTCATCGGTATCTTCTCCTACGTGGGGAGCCGCATCTTCGAGTCCCCCGTGATAGCAGTCACCGACCTCGTCCTGATATCGGTCGTCACCGGCATCGTCGCGGGGGCCGTAGTGATGGGGATAACCCTGCTCATCGCCCTTGCGAGCTACCGCTACGGCCTCGACCTCGACATGATCGGAGCACCGACCGTCACCACATCAGGCGACCTCGTCACGCTCCCGATCCTCGTCCTCTCCGCGACATCCATCATGTTCCTCCCGCCCTGGATACGTCTGGTGCTCGGGGGAGTCGCGATCGTCTTCGGTCTCGCTGCCATCCTCTACACCTGGAACCGGTCGGTGCGGATCGGAGCGATCGTCCGCGAGAACGTCTTTCTCCTCATCCCGCTCAGTGTCATCGGCACGCTGGCCGGTCTCACCTATTCCCTCAATCTAGAAGCCCTGGTGACGATCGCGGCCTTTCTCATCCTGATCCCGCCGTTCACGGGCGGGCTCGGGTCGATAGGCGGTATTCTCGGGTCGCGCCTCTCGACGGGGATGCACACCGGCGAGCTCAGCCCCTCCTTCCTCCCTGAGCGCGGCGTGGTGCATCATTTTATTATTTCCTATCTCTATACGTTGATACTGCTTCCACTGCTGGCGCTCATCGCGCATGGTGCGGCGGTGCTCATGGGGTTGAACAGCCCCGGCCTCGGGATGCTGGTCGCTATCAGCCTTGCGGCGGGTCTGGTCGTCATGACACTGGTGAACGGCGTGGCATACGCCACCGCGAGCCTTTCATTCAGGTACGGTCTCGATCCGGACAACTTCGGAATCCCTGTCATCACAAGCCTGATCGACCTGATCGGGGCTGCTGCGCTCGTGACGATGATAGGCCTGCTGTTGCAGTAA
- the rnz gene encoding ribonuclease Z — MVRIAGETLHVHFLGTAGALPSPQRNPSSILIRRGSDTLLFDCGEGTQQQMMRARTGFTIDAVFVTHWHADHFLGIFGLVETLAFTGRTEPLPIYGPPWVEEFVSLVQKINRHARGFTVTAHTLEHGSVVPFNGYTVRAFSTFHGIPGLGYVMEEDERPGRFNRERAIALGVPPGPLFGRLQRGEAVRIVRDGTETDIRPEDVLGEPRPGRKIVYTGDTRPIQHLPDAAPMLRDADLLIHDATFDDQESDRAREVLHSTAGEAGEAARTLKARMLALIHISSRYTATANHIHDAKRQYEGDVILPADLAVVEIPYRG, encoded by the coding sequence GTGGTTCGTATAGCCGGCGAGACCCTCCACGTCCACTTCCTCGGGACCGCAGGAGCGCTCCCGTCGCCGCAGCGTAATCCCTCCTCGATCCTCATACGGCGGGGCTCCGATACCCTGCTCTTCGACTGCGGGGAAGGGACGCAACAGCAGATGATGCGTGCCAGGACCGGGTTCACCATCGACGCCGTCTTCGTCACCCACTGGCACGCCGACCACTTCCTCGGCATCTTCGGGCTCGTCGAGACGCTCGCGTTCACGGGAAGGACCGAGCCGCTCCCGATCTACGGCCCGCCCTGGGTCGAGGAGTTCGTCAGTCTGGTCCAGAAGATCAACCGCCATGCCCGCGGGTTCACGGTCACCGCCCACACCCTCGAGCACGGCTCGGTCGTTCCTTTCAACGGCTACACTGTCCGGGCGTTCTCGACGTTCCACGGCATCCCCGGGCTCGGCTACGTGATGGAGGAGGACGAGCGGCCCGGCCGTTTCAACCGCGAGCGGGCGATCGCCCTCGGTGTCCCGCCGGGACCGCTCTTCGGGCGGCTCCAGCGCGGGGAAGCGGTCCGCATCGTCCGCGACGGCACGGAGACCGATATCCGGCCCGAGGATGTGCTGGGGGAACCGCGCCCGGGCAGAAAGATCGTCTACACCGGGGACACGCGCCCCATCCAGCACCTGCCCGATGCCGCGCCGATGCTCCGTGACGCCGACCTCCTGATCCACGACGCCACGTTCGACGACCAGGAGAGCGATCGGGCCCGCGAGGTCCTGCACTCCACTGCAGGCGAGGCCGGCGAGGCGGCGAGGACCTTAAAAGCCCGTATGCTCGCCCTGATCCACATAAGCTCCCGTTATACCGCTACAGCAAACCATATACACGATGCAAAGCGACAGTATGAGGGAGACGTGATCCTCCCGGCCGATCTGGCCGTCGTGGAGATCCCGTACCGGGGTTGA
- a CDS encoding sugar phosphate isomerase/epimerase family protein produces MSLAPYFSSSSKVWESRDWIFGLEELGYAGWEIVADGKYRLDNPDNLAAIRENLASTGLLATVHAPYSDLNLASLNYPIWRESIRQTCCCIRYAAELTDRVTVHPGFVSPVGKLVPEKVWEMQKTALVEIGKYAEDHGVLACVENMISIKDFLCRYPEETLGLTEGIAGIGITLDVGHANTNGLVDAFLAHVPAISHLHIHDNHGRSDEHLPLGDGTINWEKVGRIIARDYSGRTVIEGRTLEEAKRSLAAFRKWFV; encoded by the coding sequence ATGAGCCTTGCCCCGTACTTCTCCTCCTCGTCGAAGGTCTGGGAGTCGCGGGACTGGATCTTCGGTCTTGAGGAACTCGGATACGCCGGATGGGAGATCGTCGCCGACGGGAAGTACCGTCTGGACAATCCCGACAACCTCGCTGCGATCCGGGAGAACCTCGCAAGCACCGGCCTTCTTGCCACCGTCCACGCTCCCTACAGCGACTTGAACCTCGCGTCGCTCAACTACCCGATCTGGCGCGAGTCGATCCGGCAGACCTGCTGCTGCATCCGCTACGCGGCCGAGCTGACCGACCGGGTGACGGTCCATCCCGGCTTTGTCTCCCCGGTGGGAAAACTCGTCCCGGAGAAGGTCTGGGAGATGCAGAAGACCGCACTCGTCGAGATCGGGAAGTACGCCGAGGACCACGGCGTCCTCGCGTGCGTCGAGAACATGATCAGCATCAAGGACTTCCTCTGCCGCTACCCCGAGGAGACCCTCGGCCTCACGGAGGGAATTGCCGGGATCGGGATCACCCTCGACGTCGGGCACGCGAACACCAACGGTCTCGTCGACGCGTTCCTGGCACACGTCCCTGCGATCAGCCACCTGCATATCCACGACAACCACGGGCGGTCGGACGAGCACCTGCCGCTCGGCGACGGGACGATCAACTGGGAGAAGGTCGGGCGGATCATCGCCCGCGACTATTCCGGCCGGACCGTGATCGAGGGCCGGACGCTTGAAGAGGCAAAACGGAGCCTTGCGGCATTCAGGAAGTGGTTCGTATAG
- a CDS encoding dephospho-CoA kinase: MKVIGIVGMPASGKGEVSKIARDLGIPVVVMGDAIREQVRLAGLEPTDANCGAIAGKLRAELGMDAIARITVPAVEATGAPVVLVDGIRGDYEVTTFREHFPDFTLIGIVSSFETRYARLANRGRSDDTLTAEELLARDDRELGWGLGRALEQADCRVVNEGSLDAFAAEARSLLCRIGGIA, translated from the coding sequence ATGAAGGTCATTGGAATCGTCGGTATGCCGGCAAGCGGGAAAGGGGAGGTATCGAAGATCGCCCGGGACCTCGGGATCCCGGTCGTGGTCATGGGGGACGCGATACGGGAGCAGGTGAGACTGGCCGGGCTCGAACCGACGGACGCGAACTGCGGCGCGATCGCAGGGAAGCTGCGTGCGGAACTCGGCATGGATGCAATCGCCCGGATCACCGTCCCGGCCGTCGAGGCGACGGGCGCCCCCGTGGTCCTGGTGGACGGTATCCGGGGGGACTACGAGGTGACGACGTTCCGGGAGCACTTCCCCGACTTCACGCTGATCGGGATCGTCTCGTCGTTTGAGACGCGTTATGCAAGGCTCGCGAACCGGGGCCGGTCGGACGACACCCTCACCGCGGAAGAACTCCTGGCCCGCGACGACCGCGAACTCGGCTGGGGGCTCGGCCGGGCACTCGAACAGGCGGATTGCCGGGTCGTGAACGAAGGGAGCCTCGATGCGTTCGCCGCGGAGGCGAGAAGCCTCCTCTGCCGGATAGGAGGGATCGCATGA
- a CDS encoding anaerobic ribonucleoside-triphosphate reductase activating protein, translating into MKSQNVNFGGFVPISTVDWRGRAACTVFLRGCPARCFYCHNLPLQGGEDLRPLDEVVAMIRGSRMLAGAVVFSGGEPTLQGAALVELAAAARAMRLSVGLHTNGIFPRVIEELLERHLVDMIALDIKTTWERYDDLLEVAAVGAVQQSLAACRRAKAEGSLETCEIVVTLFRGREGDLPAIAKATRGLDLVLQQGVAAGFVPLSRRELEAAAAPLGRNVRIRTREDGEVGYGPGPDPSP; encoded by the coding sequence ATGAAGAGCCAGAACGTCAATTTCGGTGGTTTCGTCCCGATCAGCACCGTCGACTGGCGGGGGCGGGCGGCCTGCACCGTCTTTCTCCGGGGGTGCCCTGCGCGCTGTTTCTACTGCCATAACCTCCCCCTCCAGGGCGGCGAGGACCTTCGTCCCTTAGACGAGGTCGTGGCGATGATCCGGGGCTCCCGCATGCTTGCAGGCGCCGTGGTCTTCTCCGGCGGAGAACCTACCCTGCAGGGGGCGGCGCTCGTCGAACTTGCCGCCGCCGCCCGCGCAATGAGGCTCTCTGTCGGTCTGCACACGAACGGGATCTTCCCGCGGGTGATCGAGGAGCTTCTTGAGAGGCACCTCGTCGACATGATCGCGCTCGACATCAAGACCACGTGGGAGCGCTACGACGACCTCCTGGAGGTGGCCGCCGTCGGTGCGGTGCAACAGTCGCTTGCTGCTTGCAGGCGGGCGAAGGCCGAAGGCAGCCTGGAGACGTGCGAGATCGTGGTCACGCTCTTCAGGGGGCGCGAAGGCGATCTCCCCGCCATCGCAAAGGCCACCCGCGGGCTCGACCTCGTCCTCCAGCAGGGGGTTGCTGCGGGGTTCGTGCCCCTCTCCCGGCGGGAACTCGAGGCGGCAGCGGCACCCCTCGGCCGAAACGTCCGGATCCGGACGAGAGAGGACGGCGAGGTCGGGTACGGCCCCGGCCCGGACCCGTCCCCGTGA
- the thiC gene encoding phosphomethylpyrimidine synthase ThiC, which translates to MGLIEDARRGVVTEEMRIVAAAEGVTEDFVRRGVAEGHIVIPVSPYRKVKICGIGEGLRTKVNASIGTSSDIVDVDMEVEKARQAERAGADTLMELSTGGDFAEIRRRVVEATTLSVGSVPLYQAFIEAARKHGAVVNMEEDDLFRITAEQAKLGTNFMAIHTGINYETMKRLQNQGRHGGLVSRGGAFMTAWMLHNEKENPLYSEFDYLVEILKEHEVTLSFGNGMRAGAVHDATDRAQIQELLINAELADKAHAAGVQTIVEGPGHIPVDEIETNVVLQKRVTNRKPFYMLGPLVTDIAPGYDDRVAAIGAALSSSYGADFICYVTPAEHLALPTPEEVYEGVISSRIAAHVGDMIKLKKRDADLEMGHARRDLDWERQFAVAINPERARAIRAERMPADADACTMCGDYCALKIVGRHFNF; encoded by the coding sequence ATGGGTCTCATAGAAGACGCCCGGCGCGGCGTCGTCACCGAGGAGATGCGGATCGTCGCAGCAGCGGAAGGTGTAACCGAAGATTTCGTCAGGCGCGGCGTGGCCGAGGGCCACATCGTCATTCCGGTCTCCCCCTACCGGAAGGTGAAGATCTGCGGTATCGGCGAGGGGCTCCGCACCAAGGTCAACGCGAGCATCGGGACGTCCTCAGATATCGTCGACGTCGATATGGAGGTCGAGAAGGCGCGGCAGGCCGAGCGTGCCGGCGCCGACACGCTGATGGAGCTCTCCACCGGCGGCGATTTCGCGGAGATCCGACGCCGGGTAGTCGAGGCGACCACCCTCTCGGTCGGGTCGGTCCCGCTCTACCAGGCCTTCATCGAGGCTGCCCGGAAACACGGGGCGGTCGTCAACATGGAGGAGGACGACCTCTTCCGGATCACGGCGGAACAGGCGAAGCTCGGCACCAACTTCATGGCGATCCACACCGGGATCAACTATGAGACGATGAAGCGTCTGCAGAACCAGGGACGGCACGGCGGGCTCGTCTCCCGTGGCGGGGCCTTCATGACCGCCTGGATGCTCCACAACGAGAAGGAGAACCCGCTTTACTCCGAGTTCGACTACCTGGTCGAGATCTTGAAAGAGCACGAGGTCACCCTCTCGTTCGGCAACGGGATGCGGGCGGGAGCAGTCCACGACGCGACCGACCGCGCCCAGATCCAGGAACTGCTCATCAACGCGGAACTCGCCGACAAGGCGCACGCCGCGGGCGTCCAGACGATCGTCGAGGGGCCGGGGCACATCCCGGTCGACGAGATCGAGACGAACGTCGTCCTCCAGAAGCGGGTCACGAACCGGAAGCCGTTCTACATGCTCGGCCCCCTGGTCACCGATATCGCGCCCGGCTACGACGACAGGGTCGCCGCGATCGGGGCGGCGCTCTCCTCCTCCTACGGCGCCGACTTCATCTGCTACGTGACGCCGGCCGAGCACCTGGCGCTCCCCACCCCCGAGGAGGTCTACGAGGGCGTCATCAGTTCGAGGATCGCCGCTCACGTCGGAGATATGATCAAGCTCAAGAAGCGCGACGCCGATCTCGAGATGGGCCACGCCCGGAGAGACCTCGACTGGGAGCGCCAGTTCGCGGTCGCGATCAACCCCGAGCGCGCCCGGGCGATCCGGGCCGAGCGGATGCCGGCCGACGCCGACGCCTGCACGATGTGCGGGGACTACTGCGCGCTGAAGATCGTCGGGCGGCACTTTAACTTCTGA
- a CDS encoding carboxymuconolactone decarboxylase family protein, translating to MKPDNEKLINDFLAHADDLGDDITADVKEMLGIVPFIFPILRDRPEVFALSAIADYRTSRPASLDPKTAELIAVAAAAGAGAESCLKVHMGAALKEGASRDEILDVLLIAAMIGKTRVLASSLRRFREVCDEGQAPERQAPER from the coding sequence ATGAAACCCGATAACGAAAAACTCATCAACGACTTCCTCGCCCACGCAGACGACCTCGGCGACGACATCACGGCCGACGTAAAGGAGATGCTCGGTATCGTCCCCTTCATCTTCCCCATCCTCCGGGACCGGCCCGAGGTATTCGCGCTCTCCGCGATCGCCGACTACCGGACGTCCCGGCCCGCGTCCCTCGACCCGAAGACCGCAGAACTGATCGCCGTTGCGGCCGCCGCGGGAGCGGGGGCAGAGAGCTGCCTGAAGGTGCACATGGGGGCCGCACTGAAAGAGGGCGCCTCCCGCGACGAGATCCTCGACGTTCTCCTGATCGCCGCGATGATAGGAAAGACCCGGGTCCTTGCATCCTCCCTCCGCCGGTTCAGGGAAGTCTGCGACGAGGGGCAGGCACCGGAGAGGCAGGCACCGGAGAGGTGA